The Lacrimispora xylanolytica genome has a segment encoding these proteins:
- the tnpC gene encoding IS66 family transposase, translated as MANSSKDIQLIELKDMISQLNTTIKTLAEALNKQQAENDNLKSELAWFRQKYFGASSERRVDDVAGQLNLFDNLTEDEKPVELIEPEVIPAPKKSRKKKPTLAEQFKDIPTRQLNVDTLTKEEKTCPICGTQMIPIGTELIRSEIVYTPPKLERIEYMATTYSCPECKDTEEPQFIKDNGTPALIPGSYVSESLLAYIIYRKYGLYIPLYRQEQDFQQMNAPIGRTSMAHWIIIVGIEYITPLYDYFHRELLKRRFLMMDETPIQVLKEEDRRAQTKSYLWVVRTGEDGLNPIVLYNYTPTRAGENIKQFLKGMEPGFYLMTDAYKGYNKVNEARRCCCFAHIRRYLLEAIPKGHEKDYSHPAVQGVLYCNKLFEYERVYKEKGLSYKQIGNRRLKDQRPVVEGFLAWANQVNPGDNAKLKKAITYIKNRRDFLMTYLEDGRCSLSNNLSENSIRPVTIGRKNWLFSDTPEGATANSLYLTIIEMAKAYDLNLYEYLKFLLENRPSKGMSDDEIAKLAPWDKTVQELCKNKME; from the coding sequence GTGGCCAACAGTAGTAAAGATATCCAGCTCATTGAGCTTAAAGATATGATTTCACAACTAAATACTACGATCAAAACACTTGCGGAAGCATTGAATAAACAGCAGGCTGAAAATGATAATCTTAAGTCTGAACTGGCTTGGTTTCGCCAGAAGTATTTTGGTGCTTCCAGTGAACGCCGCGTGGATGACGTCGCAGGTCAATTGAACCTTTTTGACAATCTTACAGAGGACGAAAAACCGGTGGAACTAATCGAACCGGAAGTTATCCCCGCTCCAAAGAAATCTCGAAAAAAGAAACCTACTTTAGCAGAACAATTTAAGGATATTCCAACCAGACAGCTAAATGTAGATACACTGACCAAAGAGGAAAAAACATGTCCAATCTGTGGAACCCAAATGATTCCGATTGGAACAGAACTGATCCGAAGCGAAATCGTTTATACTCCGCCAAAGCTGGAGCGTATCGAATACATGGCAACCACGTATTCATGTCCAGAGTGCAAGGATACGGAGGAGCCACAGTTTATAAAGGATAATGGAACGCCTGCATTGATTCCCGGAAGTTATGTTTCAGAATCCCTGCTGGCATATATCATTTATCGAAAGTACGGATTGTACATCCCTCTTTATCGTCAGGAGCAGGATTTCCAGCAGATGAACGCTCCAATAGGACGAACATCTATGGCACACTGGATTATTATAGTTGGCATTGAATATATAACGCCGCTGTATGATTACTTTCATAGGGAACTGCTAAAACGCAGATTCCTTATGATGGACGAGACACCAATCCAGGTATTAAAAGAGGAAGACCGGCGGGCACAGACAAAATCTTATTTATGGGTTGTCCGAACTGGTGAAGATGGATTAAATCCTATCGTCCTCTATAATTACACGCCCACAAGAGCAGGAGAAAATATCAAACAATTCCTAAAGGGTATGGAACCTGGATTTTATCTAATGACAGATGCATACAAGGGCTACAACAAGGTGAATGAAGCCAGGCGTTGTTGTTGCTTTGCACATATCAGGAGATATCTATTGGAGGCTATCCCAAAAGGCCATGAGAAGGATTACAGTCATCCGGCAGTACAGGGAGTCTTGTATTGTAATAAGTTGTTCGAGTATGAACGGGTCTATAAGGAAAAAGGACTCTCATACAAACAGATAGGCAATCGTCGCCTCAAAGACCAAAGACCAGTCGTTGAGGGCTTCTTGGCGTGGGCAAACCAAGTCAATCCCGGAGATAATGCCAAACTTAAGAAAGCAATCACATATATTAAAAACCGTCGAGACTTTCTTATGACATATCTGGAAGATGGCCGGTGCAGCTTAAGCAACAACCTTAGCGAAAATTCAATCCGTCCAGTAACTATAGGCCGGAAAAACTGGCTCTTTTCAGACACTCCGGAAGGAGCGACAGCCAATTCGCTCTATCTCACTATCATAGAGATGGCAAAGGCGTATGACTTAAATCTATATGAATATCTGAAGTTCTTGCTAGAGAATCGTCCCAGCAAGGGCATGTCAGATGATGAGATAGCAAAACTTGCGCCTTGGGATAAAACAGTCCAAGAACTTTGCAAGAACAAAATGGAGTAA
- the tnpA gene encoding IS66 family insertion sequence element accessory protein TnpA, producing MRSKRISADEQFLLIMECRQSGLSDYQWCQMNDINPGTFYNWISRLRKRGMVIPMLDDQGKKTSAPLQEVVKVNLMPDSASMPAPLQVEQNTCIVPDLATKELPTVEILIGNATIRFFNNTDKNLIETTLKCMGGVMLC from the coding sequence ATGAGATCAAAACGAATTTCTGCCGATGAGCAGTTTCTGCTCATCATGGAGTGCCGACAAAGCGGCCTCTCCGACTATCAATGGTGCCAAATGAATGATATTAATCCAGGCACCTTTTATAACTGGATCAGTAGACTTCGTAAGCGTGGAATGGTGATCCCCATGTTAGATGATCAAGGAAAGAAAACATCTGCTCCTTTGCAGGAAGTGGTAAAGGTTAACTTAATGCCGGATTCGGCATCAATGCCTGCTCCTTTGCAAGTAGAGCAAAATACTTGCATTGTTCCGGATCTTGCTACCAAAGAATTGCCTACGGTTGAAATTCTGATTGGCAATGCAACAATCCGCTTCTTTAATAACACAGATAAAAACCTGATCGAAACTACTCTCAAATGCATGGGAGGTGTTATGTTGTGCTAG
- a CDS encoding DUF3846 domain-containing protein, with translation MKVVYVEPNKVAEIRNIDSGLKSMQKVVGGYIEAIYPFSDPVAIICNEEGKINSLELNRGLADDNGDLYEIIAGSFFICLARPDSEDFEGLTDELASKYLEIFKYPEVFMMENRKLVSLKWGKN, from the coding sequence ATGAAGGTGGTTTATGTAGAGCCAAACAAAGTGGCAGAAATCAGGAATATAGATTCAGGACTGAAGTCAATGCAAAAAGTCGTAGGCGGTTATATCGAGGCGATATATCCTTTTTCTGACCCTGTAGCAATTATATGTAATGAGGAAGGAAAAATAAATAGTTTGGAGCTAAACAGAGGACTTGCTGATGACAATGGGGATTTATATGAAATCATAGCTGGTTCTTTCTTTATCTGTTTAGCAAGACCTGATAGCGAAGATTTTGAAGGTCTTACAGATGAATTGGCCAGCAAGTATTTGGAAATATTCAAATATCCTGAAGTGTTTATGATGGAGAATAGAAAACTGGTATCTCTAAAGTGGGGTAAAAACTAA
- the tnpB gene encoding IS66 family insertion sequence element accessory protein TnpB (TnpB, as the term is used for proteins encoded by IS66 family insertion elements, is considered an accessory protein, since TnpC, encoded by a neighboring gene, is a DDE family transposase.), which produces MLGDISTAINIYIITGYTDMRKSIDGLYAIILDQLKAEPDARSIYLFCGRRCDRIKVLLREPDGMVLLYKRLDVVQGKYRWPRNSNEAKNITWQQFDWLMTGLEIEQPKALKTG; this is translated from the coding sequence GTGCTAGGTGATATTTCCACAGCAATCAACATCTATATCATTACAGGCTATACGGATATGCGTAAGTCCATAGATGGACTCTACGCCATCATTCTAGACCAGTTGAAAGCGGAACCGGATGCCAGATCAATTTATCTATTCTGTGGCAGACGATGTGACCGAATCAAGGTTCTGCTCCGAGAGCCTGATGGAATGGTTCTTCTCTATAAACGGCTTGACGTTGTTCAAGGCAAGTATCGATGGCCAAGAAATAGCAATGAGGCAAAAAATATTACCTGGCAACAATTCGACTGGCTTATGACGGGGCTTGAAATCGAGCAGCCAAAAGCTCTTAAAACCGGCTGA
- a CDS encoding recombinase family protein: MNQRCYIYTRVSTEMQVDGYSLDAQKEEIKEYTQYKKMTIVDEYSDVGSGKNVKGRPDFLRMINDIKEGKDKVDFVLVFKLSRFGRNAADVLGTLQIIQDYGVNLISVADNIDSSQDGGKLMISVLSAVSEIERENILVQTMEGRKQKAREGKWNGGFAPYGYKLENGELVIAKDEVKVVEVIYDKFTSTNMGINAVASYLNNNGYKKKKRQNGTLDAFSASFVKAVIDNPVYCGKLAYGRRKNEKIQGERNQFHIVKQKEFPVYDGIHEAIVSEEIWQAAQEKRKITGFKHEKRYSLEHAHILSGILKCPNCGAPMYGNVNRKKKKDGTYYRDYFYYACKHRRSVSGHKCNYSKQWSQDLVDDAVAEIITKLVHNEKFENAIKDKINSKIDTAQLEENLETLKKSYRQENTAKNKLAQQIDGLDVMDSSYERKYKDMQERLNKFYERIDSIEIEMEEVKTRIQNVKLDRLNSDGIYNILKMFDQFYDEFTDFEKQ; this comes from the coding sequence ATGAATCAGAGGTGTTACATATATACAAGAGTTTCAACAGAAATGCAGGTTGATGGGTACAGTTTAGACGCTCAAAAAGAAGAAATCAAAGAATATACACAATATAAGAAAATGACTATTGTGGATGAGTATTCTGATGTCGGCTCAGGTAAAAATGTAAAAGGACGACCTGATTTCTTGAGGATGATTAATGATATAAAAGAAGGAAAAGATAAAGTTGACTTTGTGTTAGTTTTTAAACTTTCAAGGTTCGGACGTAATGCCGCAGATGTTCTAGGCACTCTTCAAATAATTCAAGACTATGGAGTTAATTTGATTTCAGTTGCAGATAATATAGATAGTAGCCAAGACGGTGGAAAACTTATGATATCCGTTTTATCTGCTGTTTCAGAAATCGAGCGTGAAAATATCTTAGTTCAAACTATGGAAGGACGTAAGCAGAAAGCTAGAGAAGGTAAATGGAATGGGGGCTTTGCTCCTTATGGTTATAAACTGGAAAATGGAGAGCTAGTAATAGCTAAAGATGAGGTAAAAGTTGTAGAAGTTATCTACGATAAATTTACATCTACAAACATGGGTATAAATGCAGTAGCTTCATATCTCAATAATAATGGTTATAAAAAGAAAAAGCGTCAAAATGGTACACTTGATGCCTTTTCTGCTTCTTTTGTAAAGGCTGTTATAGATAATCCTGTTTATTGTGGAAAACTAGCTTATGGAAGAAGAAAAAATGAGAAAATACAAGGTGAACGAAATCAATTCCATATTGTAAAGCAGAAAGAGTTTCCTGTTTATGATGGAATTCATGAGGCTATAGTATCAGAAGAAATATGGCAAGCAGCACAAGAAAAGCGTAAAATAACTGGTTTTAAACATGAAAAGAGGTACAGTTTAGAACACGCACATATTTTATCTGGTATACTAAAATGTCCCAATTGTGGTGCGCCCATGTATGGTAATGTAAATCGAAAGAAGAAAAAGGATGGTACTTATTATAGAGATTACTTCTACTATGCTTGTAAGCATAGGAGGAGTGTAAGTGGTCATAAATGTAATTACAGTAAGCAGTGGAGTCAAGACTTAGTAGATGATGCTGTTGCTGAGATTATTACTAAGTTAGTTCATAATGAAAAGTTTGAGAATGCTATAAAAGATAAAATTAATTCTAAAATTGATACTGCTCAACTGGAAGAGAATTTAGAAACTCTAAAAAAATCATATCGCCAAGAAAATACGGCAAAAAATAAATTAGCACAACAAATTGATGGGCTAGATGTTATGGACTCTTCGTATGAAAGAAAATATAAGGACATGCAGGAACGTCTAAATAAATTCTATGAAAGGATAGACTCTATTGAAATAGAGATGGAAGAGGTTAAAACAAGAATACAGAACGTTAAGTTAGATAGACTTAATTCTGATGGCATTTACAACATTTTAAAAATGTTCGACCAGTTTTATGATGAATTTACAGACTTTGAAAAACAGTAA